From Erigeron canadensis isolate Cc75 chromosome 5, C_canadensis_v1, whole genome shotgun sequence:
ATGCAAGGACTtaacttatctagcaagaacagtgcttctacacctaatgaggtggagcataTGCGGAAAAAACCCTTATGCTTTggctgtgggatctattatgtatgcaataagatgcactagacctgatattgtgttcgcgcaaaatatagttagccactatcagcaaaatcctgtaaaggatcattgaattgctgtaaagaatattcttaagtacatgtgtgctactaaagaattattcttggtgtatgttAGAAATCCcgatcaaaaattcaaatggtaatagaatttgtgatgttggatttcagactgataaatatgattcaaaatatcagtcgagatacgtcttcattatttaaatgaaggcacggtggaatgctatgagctaaaaaccacagttaccatgtctgcaacagaatctgagtacattgccgcctcagaagccgcaatggaagcagtctggataaggaagttcattagcgggctaaacgtgatcccctcaaatgacttacccactgatttgtactgtgataatactggtgcattaatcattgccaacgaacccggagttcagaaaggtgccagacattatgctagacgatatcactatgttcgtgagcagatcgaactaggggagatcaatttactcaaagttcacacagattttaacttagctgatcctttcacaaaagctttgtctaggcccaagcttgaaaggcatgccgggggcataggacttaaattagctagttatttcatgtaaatctgttgttcggtatttggataagggatgttaaacaatttatattttctataatgaaataaagtacttgatatgtttgatttcattcaatattaaattgtatcctatatttgcatgtttaatccttgaatattttatttaatatttttatatattattaaatattctgaattgtccattgtcgattaattatatgggaatataattaaactaagacaaatgtgagtgcttggttatattcttggaatatgtaatggatggttcccaccaaactcacatgatatccatagttgatgcatatcggactaccccactaacgaattatcactttatggatcgtcgtcattaagtgaaattcgtaaatggttacttttattgatcctttgacttgagatacaagtaggtcagcatgtatgaatcgcacttactagatgtagttctaactcacctgaataagggggtacataaagggctattttcagaaagcgtcgtgaagtatgatgactgacacgtgtagtcaatataggatttgttccttcaatttaaaagttgaagcatgataccattggcgccctcatttgactaattaagatgtttgcatggccgtgcccaaataaatccagatggttctcgattatatttggtaatcattaattagttattgaatgagaaacataatcgttaaattatgaaatgtccttgatccatattcatatttaacaaaggtatctgaacaaagggataataaatatCTTAACCGtttaaactatacttaaatgttttcgaGAGCATTgacgtgttgctagacgctaaccaatgttattaccttcattcattacgagctcaagtgggagttgttaaaatatgatcacgtaaaatgaacgtatgtccggaaactatttaagcctacggggtcacacctcaacgtgaatgtaactatgaattaattaatatattaaatgtaatttattaattaatttgatcacgaaaaactaacggaggtctgttaaaagagttaaaagttaacggtacttaactaacggacttaacgaagaagagttggaattaggaaacaattaggaggccctctagaatgttcctaGAGGGGCCGGTCGAACTAGGAGAAGGAAGGGGTTtcacaaaccctaaacttggtcatcaagtaaaCCTAATCCCATAAATATTAGAGGCCTAAGttaattgttttctacacacaatttattaggttttctaaaaccctaaaaatcttttctctcttctctcctCTTTGGTTCGATCGACTACATCAagaaaaaaagggttttgggtttttgatTGGGTCGATATTTAGAGCTaggaacaaagggttgttcggttcgtgatcaagtactagcatacatacatttcaacattgtgtgtgcaatcgtagagaggtttaattcaaactttatcataaaggtttcttgctttattctctccaatttaaggtacacgttttctctcttagttaattaattaactacatagattttatattccgctgcgtgctttgtgatttgatttgataatagttatataacctaacaaatacgcccatcatatatttacttagatatatggatttcagttatcgtcaattatcatatcaagaataatacatgatcagtgacggtcacactaacgtggttccaacagtAAGCACTTAAATATGAAATCCCGGGCCTCTGCAGACGATGTTTCAGGAATAGAAGGACGTTCACCGCTGCCAATTCTGAATAATGCTTGCATCTATGAAAGCTAAAGGAGAGTCCATATTAGAGCAATTTGGACACGACTTCCGTTTCGATCAATTAGGACACGACTTTATCAAAAAttgtttttagttaattaaatgtatatatatattttataaaaatcactATGGACATGACTTCCGGTTTTTATCAATTTGGAGAACTTAAGACCAAAAAAGTATATCGAAAATTAGTTGGTgtcaaattaaacaaattagACCTTAGACCTTAAACCACCGACCTTCATTCTTTCCCTATATAAGGCAAAAATAAATACCCACGCAATTTTGAGTTTATTCCATCTCGTAATAGACTATCAATAACACAATTCTGGGTTTTTACTACATCATATTCGACTATTAACAATTTAACATCCGTACGTcaccatataatataataataatatatacatatatatggatgTCTATATTGATCATTATTTAGTTCTAGGATTACCATCTGGTGAAAAAGGAACCAAGATTTCAGATAAAGACATAACAAAAGCATATAAAATAAAGGCTTTGGAATTACATCCAGACAAGAAACCTAATGACCCTAATGCCGTCATTAATTTTCAAAATCTACAAGCGTCTTACGAAATCCTAAAAGACGAAAGCTCTAGAAAGAAGTTCGATGCTGATCTTATTCGACGTGTTAAGTTACAACAATACACGTCGAATAAGTTTGAtaagaaagaagagagaaagCCACAACAAGAACGTAAAAAGTCGGATAGTTATGATGTGCGTACGAGGTGGAATGACTTTAATGAGAAAGAGGGAGATGTATCTGAAAAACCAACGAGAAAACGAGCTTATGATGCTGAATATGAAGAATGGGCAAGGAAACGGGCTGCatatgaagaaagaagaaggaaagaGAAGGCTGCTCTGAAAGCTTTTCATAgtattattaaattcaaagcCAAAAAAGAAGTTTATAGAAGTGTGGATAAGGAAAATGTGCTCGAGGTATTTTGGGCGAAAGGGGGTTTGGATTATTACAGTGAAAAAAGATTGAGGGGGACATTTACAAAGTTTGGTGAGGTAAAAGATGTTTTTATGAGTTCTGTTTTCCAAGGATCGGCTATTATCGTGATGGCTACGAAATATGGTGTTGCTGCTGCTGTCAAGGCAGGAAAGGCATGCGGAGATCCCTCAAATCCTTTGATAGTCAGGCCTCTTGGACAACCAGTTTAAGTATGTGAGGTTTGATATATGGTCTAAAGTGACTGAGCCCGTTGCTAGATTAGGCATGTATGcactttaatttctttatttttgtgGTTAAGGATTAGTATGCTTAATTTCATTGTTGCTTTTGTAATCTCAATGGCATTATATCTTGATAATTGTACATAACTAGAATTAACTGAATATGTTCGAAGTATTTTTACTTTCTTTGCTTCTGTCTTGTTTTTGTGTGGATGATTTTTGTTATGTGAATGTTTTCTTTTGCTACTACGAT
This genomic window contains:
- the LOC122602378 gene encoding dnaJ homolog subfamily C member 17-like, which produces MDVYIDHYLVLGLPSGEKGTKISDKDITKAYKIKALELHPDKKPNDPNAVINFQNLQASYEILKDESSRKKFDADLIRRVKLQQYTSNKFDKKEERKPQQERKKSDSYDVRTRWNDFNEKEGDVSEKPTRKRAYDAEYEEWARKRAAYEERRRKEKAALKAFHSIIKFKAKKEVYRSVDKENVLEVFWAKGGLDYYSEKRLRGTFTKFGEVKDVFMSSVFQGSAIIVMATKYGVAAAVKAGKACGDPSNPLIVRPLGQPV